In Pseudomonas sp. DNDY-54, a genomic segment contains:
- the tssA gene encoding type VI secretion system protein TssA, producing the protein MTFSSKLAAHVLAVAKAPITATCFAGEDVRYAAAYERLEQELGKASSLHAAGSVDWEAVREGSEDLLSTQTKDLRIAAWLTWSLYQRDSFLGLHAGLSMLGFFCRDHWDDIHPRKDRTRTAAITWLVPRMEQVVADHVPMGEQLPLFEQIAVELRSLEGCLAAKLGTQAPLLLPLCRRLEEMVKRAGAAHPQPGAVGAAIAQVKQVAAQVFTATTPVEHEKDAHKSLRSLQDQARPLCGWWLKQKATDLKPLRLARTLLWLSIDSLPERNAEQITALRGIPADKLASYRERFSQGLYADLLADLEASIARAPFWLDGQRLAWECLNELDAEQAMREVEIQLALFLQRMPGLDELRFHDGTPFADAETRAWISARVMPHVQPAQAPSESLNSQSGGTPAWEEALQEVLPQLRKDGLKSAVQKLKLGLNQAQGGRERFFWQLTLARLCFQAKKYDLAKTQLESLDQTLQATGLGDWEPDLALEVLRLLHSCCELLPQNHAVRESKDEIYRRLCHLDLEVVLD; encoded by the coding sequence ATGACGTTTTCAAGCAAGCTAGCCGCTCATGTATTGGCGGTAGCGAAAGCTCCCATCACAGCCACCTGCTTCGCAGGCGAAGATGTTCGCTATGCCGCTGCGTATGAGCGGCTGGAGCAGGAGCTCGGCAAGGCGTCGTCATTGCACGCTGCGGGGTCCGTAGACTGGGAAGCCGTGCGCGAAGGCAGCGAAGACCTGCTCAGCACCCAAACTAAAGATTTACGTATTGCGGCTTGGCTGACCTGGAGCCTGTATCAGCGTGATTCGTTTCTCGGATTGCATGCTGGCCTGTCCATGCTCGGCTTCTTCTGTCGCGACCATTGGGACGATATCCACCCACGCAAGGACCGCACTCGTACCGCTGCGATCACCTGGCTGGTCCCTCGCATGGAACAGGTGGTCGCAGACCATGTGCCGATGGGCGAACAGCTCCCACTGTTCGAGCAGATCGCGGTCGAGCTGCGCAGCCTCGAAGGCTGCCTGGCGGCGAAGCTCGGAACACAGGCTCCTCTCCTATTGCCTCTGTGCCGCCGACTCGAGGAAATGGTCAAACGAGCCGGCGCTGCGCATCCGCAGCCAGGAGCTGTCGGTGCAGCGATAGCCCAGGTCAAGCAGGTAGCGGCGCAGGTATTCACGGCCACCACCCCGGTCGAGCACGAGAAAGACGCTCACAAGAGCCTGCGCAGCTTACAGGATCAGGCCCGCCCCCTTTGCGGCTGGTGGCTCAAGCAGAAAGCCACCGACCTCAAGCCGCTACGGCTGGCTCGCACCCTGCTTTGGCTGTCGATCGATAGCCTTCCCGAACGCAACGCCGAGCAGATCACAGCGCTACGCGGCATTCCGGCAGACAAGCTCGCGAGCTATCGCGAGCGCTTCTCCCAGGGGCTGTATGCCGATCTGCTAGCGGATCTGGAGGCGAGCATTGCGCGAGCCCCCTTCTGGCTCGACGGCCAGCGCCTGGCCTGGGAATGCTTGAACGAACTCGACGCTGAACAGGCGATGCGCGAGGTTGAAATCCAGCTCGCTCTGTTCCTGCAACGCATGCCGGGTCTTGATGAGTTGCGCTTCCATGACGGCACCCCTTTCGCCGATGCCGAGACCCGCGCTTGGATCAGCGCCAGGGTGATGCCGCATGTACAACCGGCACAAGCCCCCAGCGAATCGCTCAACAGCCAGAGCGGCGGGACGCCCGCCTGGGAAGAAGCGCTTCAGGAAGTGCTTCCCCAGCTGCGAAAGGACGGTCTCAAGAGCGCAGTGCAGAAGCTCAAGCTTGGGCTGAACCAGGCCCAAGGCGGGCGTGAGCGCTTCTTCTGGCAGCTGACCTTAGCTCGCTTGTGCTTCCAGGCCAAGAAATACGACCTGGCCAAAACCCAACTCGAATCCCTCGATCAGACGCTGCAGGCCACGGGCCTGGGCGACTGGGAACCCGATCTCGCCCTCGAGGTGCTGCGTCTGTTGCATAGCTGCTGTGAGCTGCTGCCGCAGAACCACGCCGTGCGTGAAAGCAAGGATGAGATTTACCGCAGGCTGTGCCACCTCGACCTCGAAGTGGTACTCGATTAG
- the tssB gene encoding type VI secretion system contractile sheath small subunit, which translates to MAKEGSVAPKERINVTFKPSTGGAQEELELPLKLMVLGDFTQRADDRKIEDRKPIAIDKNSFDEVLAKQELNLTFSVPNRLQDEPTDEELAVQLNINSMKDFNPANLVEQVPELKKLMELRDALVALKGPLGNAPAFRKAIESVLADDVSRDRVLGELGLAAKEQLDA; encoded by the coding sequence ATGGCCAAAGAAGGCTCGGTAGCCCCCAAAGAACGCATCAACGTCACCTTCAAGCCCTCGACCGGCGGTGCTCAGGAAGAGCTGGAGCTGCCACTGAAGTTGATGGTGCTCGGTGATTTCACCCAGCGTGCCGACGATCGCAAGATCGAAGACCGCAAGCCGATCGCCATCGACAAGAACAGCTTCGACGAGGTCCTGGCGAAGCAGGAGCTGAACCTCACCTTCTCGGTGCCGAACCGTCTGCAGGACGAGCCCACCGATGAAGAGCTGGCCGTGCAACTGAACATCAATTCGATGAAGGACTTCAACCCGGCCAACCTGGTTGAGCAGGTTCCGGAACTGAAAAAGCTGATGGAACTGCGCGACGCACTGGTCGCCCTCAAAGGCCCCCTAGGGAATGCCCCAGCCTTCCGCAAGGCGATCGAGAGCGTACTGGCCGACGATGTCTCGCGCGACCGCGTACTCGGTGAGCTAGGCCTCGCCGCCAAAGAACAACTGGACGCCTGA
- the tssC gene encoding type VI secretion system contractile sheath large subunit translates to MSTSAAAVESGKNLAELGILDRIIAETKLTPDDEAYDIAKRGVSAFIEELLKPQNEHEPVKKAMVDRMIAEIDAKLSRQMDEILHHQQFQALESSWRGLKLLVDRTNFRENIKLEVLNASKQDLLDDFEDSPEVVQSGLYKHIYTAEYGQFGGQPVGALIANYFFDPSAPDIKTMQHVASVASMSHAPFIAAAGPKFFGLESFTGLPDLKDLKDHFEGPQFAKWQSFREQEDARYVGLTVPRFLLRNPYDPEDNPVKSFVYKENVANSHEHYLWGNTAYTFASRLTDSFAKFRWCPNIIGPQSGGAVEDLPLHHFESMGEIETKIPTEVLVSDRREYELAEEGFIALTMRKGSDNAAFFSANSAQKPKFFGNSEEGKNAELNYKLGTQLPYLFIVNRLAHYLKVLQREQIGAWKERTDLELELNKWIRQYVADQENPSSEVRSRRPLRAAQVVVSDVDGEPGWYRVSLNVRPHFKYMGADFTLSLVGKLDKE, encoded by the coding sequence ATGAGCACTAGCGCAGCAGCCGTCGAAAGCGGCAAGAACCTCGCCGAACTCGGCATCCTCGACCGCATCATCGCCGAAACCAAACTGACCCCGGACGACGAGGCCTACGACATCGCCAAGCGCGGCGTATCGGCCTTCATCGAAGAACTCCTCAAGCCACAGAACGAGCACGAGCCGGTCAAGAAGGCCATGGTCGACCGCATGATCGCGGAAATTGACGCCAAGCTCAGCCGTCAGATGGACGAGATCCTCCATCACCAGCAGTTCCAGGCGCTGGAATCTTCCTGGCGCGGCCTCAAGCTGCTGGTCGATCGCACCAATTTCCGCGAGAACATCAAGCTCGAAGTGCTCAACGCGTCCAAGCAAGACCTGCTCGACGATTTCGAAGACAGCCCGGAAGTTGTCCAATCCGGCCTGTACAAGCACATCTACACCGCCGAGTACGGCCAGTTCGGTGGCCAGCCGGTCGGCGCCCTGATCGCCAACTACTTCTTCGACCCGAGCGCGCCGGACATCAAGACCATGCAGCATGTGGCCTCGGTCGCCAGCATGTCCCACGCCCCCTTCATCGCCGCGGCCGGCCCGAAATTCTTTGGTCTGGAAAGCTTCACCGGTCTGCCGGACCTGAAGGATCTGAAGGATCACTTCGAAGGCCCGCAGTTCGCGAAGTGGCAGAGCTTCCGCGAGCAGGAAGATGCCCGTTACGTCGGCCTGACCGTCCCACGCTTCCTGCTGCGCAACCCCTACGATCCGGAAGACAACCCGGTCAAATCCTTCGTGTACAAGGAAAACGTCGCCAACAGCCACGAGCATTATCTGTGGGGCAACACCGCGTACACCTTTGCCAGCCGCCTGACCGACAGCTTCGCCAAATTCCGTTGGTGCCCGAACATCATCGGCCCGCAGAGCGGTGGCGCCGTCGAAGACCTGCCGCTGCACCACTTCGAGAGCATGGGCGAAATCGAAACCAAGATCCCGACCGAAGTGCTGGTCTCCGACCGTCGTGAATACGAACTGGCCGAAGAAGGCTTCATCGCCCTGACCATGCGCAAGGGTAGCGACAACGCCGCATTCTTCTCGGCCAACTCGGCGCAAAAGCCAAAGTTCTTCGGCAACAGCGAGGAAGGCAAGAACGCTGAGCTGAACTACAAGCTCGGCACCCAGCTGCCTTACCTGTTCATCGTCAACCGCCTGGCGCACTACCTCAAAGTGCTGCAGCGCGAACAGATCGGCGCTTGGAAAGAGCGTACCGACCTGGAGCTGGAACTGAACAAGTGGATTCGCCAGTACGTGGCTGACCAGGAGAACCCGAGCTCCGAAGTCCGTAGCCGTCGTCCGTTGCGCGCCGCGCAAGTCGTCGTCAGCGATGTCGACGGAGAGCCGGGCTGGTACCGCGTCAGCCTGAACGTGCGTCCGCACTTCAAGTACATGGGTGCTGATTTCACCCTGTCGCTGGTTGGCAAGCTGGACAAGGAATAA
- the tssE gene encoding type VI secretion system baseplate subunit TssE — translation MAYGSLFERLGGDADKRAGWSREVAAMASVAAHLAKMLSTRAGSVQTLPDYGLPDLNDMRLSLHDSLQQARIAIERFIEAYEPRLSQVRVISLPRTHDPLSLSFAIEGLLEVDGFKRHVSFSASLDGSGQVKVH, via the coding sequence ATGGCCTACGGCAGCCTTTTCGAACGCCTCGGCGGTGACGCCGACAAGCGCGCCGGCTGGAGTCGCGAAGTCGCGGCAATGGCTTCGGTGGCTGCCCATCTGGCCAAAATGCTCAGCACTCGGGCGGGCAGCGTGCAAACGCTGCCCGACTACGGGTTGCCCGATTTGAACGATATGCGCCTGTCACTGCACGACTCGCTGCAACAGGCGCGTATCGCCATCGAACGCTTCATCGAAGCGTACGAACCCCGCTTGAGCCAGGTCCGGGTGATATCCCTGCCCCGCACGCACGACCCGCTGAGCCTGTCCTTCGCCATCGAAGGTCTGCTGGAAGTTGACGGCTTCAAGCGCCATGTAAGTTTTTCCGCGAGCCTGGACGGCAGCGGACAAGTGAAAGTCCACTAA
- a CDS encoding PAAR domain-containing protein, translated as MSGKPAARLGDPTDCPKKGHGTNPIAAGSPDVLFDGMPAARMGDPTSCGSALASAVVPAVLINGMPATTVGTVGSHGNTVAAGSGTVIIGASGGRAGFSPIQPLSFTNHFDEQFRILSDDGRPLANVPYFIKDQAGNIYKGFSDETGSTPRIRTTQKEPLEITTGVEALEKWAQS; from the coding sequence ATGTCCGGTAAACCCGCAGCCCGACTGGGCGACCCTACCGATTGTCCGAAGAAGGGCCACGGCACCAACCCGATCGCGGCCGGCTCTCCTGACGTGCTATTCGACGGCATGCCCGCCGCACGCATGGGCGACCCCACGTCCTGCGGCAGTGCGCTGGCCAGCGCGGTAGTCCCCGCGGTGCTGATCAACGGCATGCCGGCGACCACAGTGGGCACCGTGGGTAGTCATGGCAATACGGTTGCGGCGGGTTCGGGGACGGTGATAATTGGGGCGAGTGGGGGGCGGGCGGGCTTCTCGCCGATTCAACCACTCTCCTTTACCAATCATTTCGATGAGCAGTTCCGGATTCTTAGCGACGATGGTCGGCCATTGGCCAATGTGCCTTATTTCATCAAGGATCAAGCGGGCAATATTTATAAAGGCTTTTCCGATGAGACCGGGTCAACACCACGAATACGCACCACTCAAAAGGAGCCTTTGGAAATAACTACTGGTGTAGAAGCTCTAGAAAAGTGGGCACAGTCATGA
- a CDS encoding glycine zipper family protein gives MSQYTCTAETNETPGSITDVPGYLMPARAFFFIVVEEAGKDGFLVRKIYASDKSPYMKQMNLAPLQELSELTPERYGMLPKGPNAPYSIAEHVMGNGKNISQYISTSSIFPQGSPRFDGRSIFIDINKAQQAGLKLVTTTEILVELENYKKSNPHLSKRIDQIAGYVRDIDKEVLIHGKKVPASAIFNPNSLKLTESVIRTARVVQVLGIAFTAYDLAQASRESIEIGSANPISAELVRQAGGWGMAWAGFKVGGIAGAAVGIESGPGAIATGLIGGIIFGAAGYFGADWVADHIYEN, from the coding sequence ATGAGCCAGTACACATGCACAGCCGAAACCAACGAAACACCAGGCTCAATCACTGATGTGCCTGGTTATCTTATGCCTGCCCGCGCCTTCTTCTTCATCGTGGTGGAAGAAGCCGGTAAGGATGGATTTCTGGTGCGTAAAATCTACGCATCTGACAAAAGCCCCTACATGAAGCAAATGAATCTGGCACCACTTCAGGAGCTCTCCGAACTTACGCCCGAGCGGTACGGAATGCTGCCCAAGGGCCCGAACGCGCCCTACTCAATTGCGGAACATGTCATGGGGAATGGGAAGAATATTTCCCAATACATATCCACTAGTTCCATCTTCCCTCAAGGCTCACCACGCTTCGATGGACGTAGCATCTTCATCGATATCAACAAAGCTCAGCAAGCCGGCCTTAAGCTGGTAACCACCACCGAGATCCTAGTTGAGCTAGAGAACTATAAGAAGAGCAATCCGCATCTATCAAAGCGCATTGATCAGATCGCTGGCTATGTACGCGACATAGATAAGGAAGTGCTAATTCACGGTAAGAAGGTGCCCGCCAGCGCAATTTTCAATCCGAACAGCCTAAAGCTTACCGAATCGGTGATCAGGACAGCGCGCGTGGTCCAGGTCTTAGGCATCGCATTCACCGCCTATGACCTGGCTCAAGCCAGCCGAGAATCGATTGAGATTGGTAGTGCCAACCCCATTTCCGCCGAGTTGGTTCGACAAGCGGGCGGTTGGGGAATGGCATGGGCCGGCTTCAAGGTAGGTGGAATAGCTGGCGCAGCGGTGGGCATTGAAAGCGGTCCGGGAGCTATCGCGACAGGCCTGATCGGCGGCATCATTTTCGGTGCCGCAGGTTATTTCGGCGCGGACTGGGTGGCCGACCATATTTATGAAAACTGA
- the tssF gene encoding type VI secretion system baseplate subunit TssF, whose amino-acid sequence MSFNHYYQSELTALRQLGKRFAERSPALAPFLGQAGRDPDVERLLEGFAFLTGRLRQKLDDELPELTHSLMHLLWPNYMRPLPAFSMLQFDPLKRPGPALMVPRNTPVESKPIQGVTCRFRTAYATEVLPLALDGLDYSVKGGGALLSLRLQMTADGHLGELNLKQLRLHLAGERYISQMLYLSLLRHLDGVQLVALDAQGKPFTDGFGMALPALQLDQSKLQPVGFAEDQALIPYPLNTFRGYRYLQEYFAFQEKFLFVDLLGLDAIKRLPPEVLEQARGFELRFDIHKAGVQRIRPTLDNVRLYCTPIVNLFEHDAIPIRLDGKQDQYLLMPSELDSNQCGVFSVDRVTGWKPGGMGYEEYVPFESFEHDPSFDVPVARPHYSVRQQPSMLGDGLETYLSFGLRNLDQHETLSIELTCTNQNLPRQLRLGDICLPSEDTPEFLTFRNISAVTPSYAPPLHRDFLWKLISNMSLNYLSLANVEALKVILETYDLPRYYDQHAEKVSKRLLGGLKQIGHQHVDRLHRGLPVRGVRTELVMDPEGYLGEGDLFLFASILNEFFALYASLNSYHELRVKSTQGEVYQWTPRMGQQPLL is encoded by the coding sequence ATGTCTTTTAACCATTACTACCAGAGCGAACTCACCGCCCTGCGCCAGCTCGGCAAACGCTTTGCCGAGCGTAGCCCGGCGCTGGCGCCGTTTCTCGGTCAGGCCGGGCGCGACCCGGATGTTGAGCGGCTGCTCGAAGGCTTCGCCTTTCTCACCGGGCGGCTGCGCCAGAAGCTCGATGACGAGCTGCCGGAGCTAACCCATTCCCTGATGCACCTGCTCTGGCCGAACTATATGCGCCCGCTGCCGGCTTTCAGCATGTTGCAATTCGATCCGCTCAAACGGCCCGGCCCTGCGCTAATGGTGCCGCGCAACACGCCGGTCGAATCCAAGCCGATTCAGGGCGTGACCTGCCGCTTTCGCACCGCCTACGCCACCGAGGTTTTACCGCTGGCGCTCGACGGGCTGGACTATTCGGTCAAGGGTGGTGGAGCGCTGCTGAGCCTGCGTCTGCAGATGACGGCCGACGGGCATCTGGGCGAGTTGAACCTCAAGCAGCTGCGCCTGCACCTGGCCGGCGAGCGCTACATCAGCCAGATGCTTTACCTGAGCCTTTTGCGTCATCTCGACGGTGTGCAACTGGTTGCGCTGGATGCTCAGGGCAAACCGTTCACCGATGGTTTCGGTATGGCGTTGCCGGCGTTGCAACTCGATCAGTCGAAGCTGCAGCCGGTGGGCTTTGCCGAAGATCAGGCGCTCATCCCCTATCCGCTCAACACCTTTCGGGGCTATCGCTACCTGCAGGAGTACTTCGCCTTCCAGGAGAAATTCCTGTTCGTCGACCTGCTTGGCCTCGACGCCATCAAGCGACTGCCACCAGAAGTATTGGAGCAGGCCCGTGGCTTCGAGCTGCGCTTCGACATTCATAAGGCCGGCGTGCAGCGGATCCGCCCAACCCTGGATAACGTGCGGCTGTATTGCACGCCGATCGTCAACCTGTTCGAGCACGACGCCATCCCGATCCGTCTCGACGGCAAGCAGGACCAATACCTGCTGATGCCGTCTGAGCTCGACAGCAACCAGTGCGGCGTCTTCTCGGTTGACCGCGTCACCGGTTGGAAACCCGGCGGCATGGGCTACGAGGAATACGTGCCGTTCGAATCCTTCGAGCACGATCCCAGCTTTGACGTACCCGTGGCGCGTCCTCATTACAGCGTGCGCCAGCAACCCTCGATGCTTGGCGACGGGCTTGAGACTTACCTCAGCTTTGGCCTGCGCAACCTCGACCAACACGAGACGTTGTCCATCGAGCTGACCTGCACCAACCAGAACCTGCCGCGCCAGCTGCGTCTGGGCGATATCTGTCTGCCCAGCGAAGATACGCCGGAGTTCCTGACCTTCCGCAACATCAGTGCGGTGACCCCGAGCTACGCGCCACCGCTGCACCGCGACTTCCTCTGGAAGCTGATCAGCAACATGTCGCTCAACTACCTGTCGCTGGCCAATGTCGAGGCGCTCAAGGTCATTCTCGAGACCTATGACTTGCCCCGTTACTACGACCAGCATGCCGAGAAGGTCAGCAAGCGACTGCTCGGCGGACTCAAGCAAATCGGCCATCAACACGTCGACCGGTTGCACCGAGGTCTGCCGGTACGCGGCGTGCGAACGGAACTGGTGATGGACCCCGAGGGCTATCTGGGCGAGGGAGACCTGTTCCTCTTTGCTTCGATACTCAATGAATTCTTTGCGCTATACGCAAGCCTCAACTCGTATCACGAGCTGCGCGTCAAGAGCACACAGGGAGAGGTGTACCAATGGACGCCACGTATGGGGCAGCAGCCCCTGCTCTAA
- the tssG gene encoding type VI secretion system baseplate subunit TssG yields MDATYGAAAPALNRFSRGIREYSLFQGVLLVMDRLKAAHPDLDEEALYEHLEFQANPSLGFPGSDVDSVHFFEEHGQLRAQLRINLVSLFGAGSPLPAFYGEQALGDSAEGNPTREFLDLFNNRLQRLILPIWQKYRYRARFSTGARDPLSEQLFALIGLGGEQIRAASELNWKRLLPYLGLLSLRAHSAALIESVLRYYFKHADLRIEQCLERQVEILAEQQNRLGRANSQLGENLVLGERVRDRGGKFRIHIRQLSWDRFHEFLPVGTGYQPLCALVRFTLRDPLDYDIRLQLRQDDIRDLRIGADNTCRLGWTSWLGNERADGMVTLGSQTH; encoded by the coding sequence ATGGACGCCACGTATGGGGCAGCAGCCCCTGCTCTAAACCGGTTCAGCCGGGGCATCCGCGAGTACAGCCTGTTCCAGGGTGTGCTACTGGTGATGGACCGTCTGAAAGCTGCCCATCCTGACCTGGACGAAGAGGCGCTCTACGAGCACCTCGAGTTCCAGGCCAACCCGAGCCTGGGCTTCCCCGGCAGCGACGTCGACAGCGTGCACTTCTTCGAAGAGCATGGGCAACTGCGCGCACAACTGCGGATCAACCTGGTCAGCCTCTTCGGGGCCGGCTCGCCACTGCCTGCCTTCTATGGTGAGCAGGCCCTCGGCGATAGCGCCGAGGGCAACCCGACACGCGAATTTCTGGACCTGTTCAACAATCGTCTGCAGCGCCTGATTCTGCCGATCTGGCAGAAGTACCGTTACCGCGCGCGCTTCAGCACTGGCGCACGCGACCCGCTGTCCGAACAGCTGTTCGCCCTCATCGGCCTCGGCGGTGAGCAAATCCGTGCCGCCTCGGAGTTGAACTGGAAGCGCCTACTGCCGTACTTGGGGCTGCTCAGCCTGCGCGCGCACTCGGCGGCTTTGATCGAGTCGGTACTGCGCTACTACTTCAAGCACGCCGACCTGCGCATCGAGCAGTGCCTTGAGCGCCAGGTCGAAATTCTCGCCGAGCAGCAGAACCGCCTCGGTCGCGCCAACAGCCAACTTGGCGAGAACCTGGTATTGGGCGAGCGAGTACGCGACCGTGGCGGCAAGTTCCGCATCCACATCCGGCAACTCAGTTGGGACCGCTTTCACGAATTCCTGCCGGTCGGCACCGGCTATCAGCCGCTCTGTGCACTGGTGCGCTTCACCCTGCGCGATCCGCTGGACTATGACATCCGCCTGCAATTGCGCCAGGACGATATTCGTGACCTGCGCATCGGCGCAGACAACACCTGCCGCCTCGGCTGGACCAGCTGGCTCGGCAACGAGCGCGCCGACGGCATGGTCACCCTGGGCAGCCAGACTCATTAA